In Microvenator marinus, one genomic interval encodes:
- the dbpA gene encoding ATP-dependent RNA helicase DbpA: protein MSDKSFANLNLEATWLENLDQLGYLQMTPIQADALPHMLEGKDVIGQASTGTGKTAAFGLALLSKIEPAGQVPGALVLCPTRELATQVAEEIRRLARPIPNTNVVVLTGGTSVSRQRTSLAHGADVVVGTPGRVLDHLRRKSLDVSKVRTLVLDEADRMLDMGFLEDVQTVAELVAPERQTHLFSATMSEDVERLSQTFQRDPVWVEADSETPDITQILYDLQGIDRFDALERVLSYHSLESAVIFCNERDTVDACRAVLKHAGYSVEGLHGGMEQRDREAVLRLFSNQSVRFLVATNVAARGIDIQELGAVINFEMPRDITEFVHRVGRTGRAGESGLAISLLGRSDARKVEALPELLGGIEPRMASKLPSASTSPEPAKMRTLMLFAGKRDKLRPGDVVGAFTGEFGLDVDALGKITIEERASYVAVASEVAEAALVKLRKGKIKGKNIKGQLV from the coding sequence ATGTCGGATAAATCCTTTGCTAATTTGAACCTCGAAGCGACGTGGTTGGAGAACCTCGACCAACTTGGTTATCTTCAGATGACGCCTATTCAGGCGGACGCGCTGCCCCATATGTTGGAAGGCAAAGACGTGATTGGCCAGGCCAGCACAGGGACCGGGAAAACGGCTGCGTTCGGTCTTGCGTTGCTCTCAAAGATTGAGCCCGCGGGGCAAGTGCCGGGAGCGTTGGTTTTGTGTCCTACGCGCGAATTGGCAACGCAGGTCGCCGAAGAGATTCGGCGCCTCGCAAGGCCCATACCTAATACGAATGTCGTGGTGCTGACCGGGGGTACTTCGGTAAGTCGGCAGCGTACTTCCCTTGCTCATGGTGCGGACGTGGTGGTGGGAACGCCGGGACGTGTCTTAGACCATCTTCGCAGAAAATCACTGGACGTCTCCAAGGTCAGAACCCTCGTGCTCGATGAAGCAGACCGCATGTTGGATATGGGCTTTTTGGAGGATGTGCAGACGGTCGCTGAGTTGGTGGCGCCGGAGCGCCAAACCCACCTATTCTCAGCAACAATGTCTGAGGATGTGGAGCGCCTTAGTCAGACTTTTCAACGGGATCCAGTATGGGTTGAGGCGGATTCTGAGACGCCGGACATCACCCAAATTCTCTACGATTTGCAGGGAATTGATAGGTTTGATGCCCTAGAGCGCGTGCTGAGCTACCACAGCCTTGAATCTGCCGTGATCTTTTGCAACGAGCGAGACACCGTGGACGCGTGCCGTGCTGTCTTGAAACACGCCGGCTATTCGGTGGAGGGGCTGCACGGTGGAATGGAGCAGCGCGACCGTGAGGCCGTGTTGCGGCTCTTCTCGAACCAGAGCGTGCGTTTCCTCGTGGCCACGAACGTCGCAGCGCGTGGGATCGATATCCAAGAGCTCGGTGCTGTGATCAACTTCGAGATGCCTCGAGATATCACGGAGTTTGTGCACCGAGTCGGCAGAACAGGCAGGGCAGGGGAATCCGGCCTTGCGATTAGCCTTCTTGGGCGAAGCGATGCTCGAAAGGTCGAAGCTCTACCTGAGCTTCTCGGTGGAATTGAGCCTCGAATGGCTTCCAAACTCCCTTCCGCGAGCACAAGTCCAGAACCCGCCAAAATGCGCACGCTGATGCTCTTCGCTGGCAAGCGTGACAAACTGCGCCCAGGCGATGTTGTGGGTGCGTTCACTGGCGAGTTCGGGCTGGACGTGGACGCCCTTGGGAAGATCACGATCGAAGAGCGAGCGAGCTACGTAGCGGTCGCTAGTGAGGTGGCCGAAGCCGCCCTCGTCAAACTTCGGAAAGGGAAGATCAAGGGCAAGAACATCAAGGGACAGTTGGTGTGA
- a CDS encoding BlaI/MecI/CopY family transcriptional regulator, protein MAILEQCDGGPMLRVPELALGDLERDVLDALWKNGELSPVSVHQLVGEPRNVSVNTVASALKRLHQKGLLHREKVSHSYVYSPAISRADLQKLLIGEIANQFDDQYSSSFFAAFLDLAEEQGEDSLRMLEEMIAQRLEGGEE, encoded by the coding sequence ATGGCTATTCTCGAGCAGTGTGATGGAGGACCTATGCTCAGAGTGCCAGAACTAGCCCTTGGAGACCTTGAACGCGATGTGCTTGATGCGCTTTGGAAAAATGGCGAGCTCTCGCCAGTTTCGGTGCATCAGCTGGTGGGAGAACCGAGAAATGTTTCGGTCAACACCGTGGCCTCCGCTCTAAAAAGGCTGCACCAAAAAGGGCTCTTGCACCGCGAAAAAGTCAGTCATTCCTACGTCTATAGCCCGGCCATATCTCGGGCTGACCTCCAAAAGCTTTTGATCGGGGAAATCGCCAACCAGTTTGATGATCAGTATAGCTCAAGCTTCTTCGCGGCCTTCTTGGACTTAGCAGAAGAGCAGGGCGAAGATTCGTTGAGAATGCTCGAAGAGATGATCGCTCAGAGATTGGAAGGGGGCGAGGAGTGA
- a CDS encoding M56 family metallopeptidase, with the protein MFLKALLIAIAVVAPMVWLLVVRFVPRNWESRRADALVLRLWLYAPIWVSLLVVVSAMSPAIVTGLVFGAEYCSMNAHHHHLCVWHAPSHSHRSTALLIPLLVALPSLVLVSATGRRIWRERRLVRTLLQTSRPHESDASIRVLDQVEPIALTVGWTEPKILVSSGLIQGLGPESFNAILAHERAHARRRDALLAALDRFAASILPEKTSRPLLKRLHLLRELACDSEAARDAHPVHVAKALTEVARMRGLELQTLGTIGPRVRSLLDGPEEGHSHAVPVALALPCFAILGAWPVHNAIELLLSILLH; encoded by the coding sequence GTGTTCCTGAAAGCGCTTTTGATTGCCATTGCGGTTGTGGCTCCGATGGTCTGGCTACTGGTTGTGCGTTTTGTGCCGAGAAACTGGGAGTCGCGAAGGGCTGACGCATTGGTGTTGCGGCTATGGCTCTACGCCCCGATCTGGGTGTCCCTCTTGGTGGTTGTTTCAGCCATGTCGCCTGCCATCGTGACTGGCCTTGTGTTCGGCGCAGAATATTGTTCGATGAACGCGCACCATCACCATCTTTGTGTTTGGCACGCCCCGTCGCATTCTCACAGATCTACGGCGTTGTTGATTCCGCTTCTGGTCGCTCTCCCGAGCCTCGTGTTGGTGAGCGCAACGGGAAGGCGGATTTGGAGAGAGCGACGCCTGGTGCGAACACTGCTTCAGACTAGCAGGCCTCACGAATCTGACGCTTCGATTCGGGTTTTGGACCAGGTCGAGCCTATCGCACTGACCGTGGGTTGGACGGAGCCGAAGATTCTGGTGAGTTCGGGATTGATTCAGGGCCTTGGCCCGGAGTCGTTCAACGCCATTCTGGCTCATGAGCGTGCACACGCGCGCCGGCGCGATGCGCTCTTGGCCGCCCTTGACCGTTTTGCGGCTTCGATTTTACCGGAGAAGACATCGCGTCCGCTCTTAAAGCGATTGCACCTTCTTCGCGAACTCGCATGCGATTCGGAGGCAGCTCGGGATGCCCATCCCGTTCACGTAGCGAAGGCATTGACCGAAGTCGCGCGGATGCGAGGTTTGGAACTCCAGACGCTCGGCACCATTGGTCCGAGGGTAAGAAGTCTTCTCGATGGTCCCGAAGAAGGTCATTCACATGCGGTGCCTGTGGCCTTGGCGCTGCCTTGTTTTGCCATCTTGGGCGCTTGGCCGGTGCACAACGCTATTGAGCTCTTGCTCTCGATTTTGCTTCATTGA
- a CDS encoding TolC family protein — MFLAIFSMPILKSPMVARIFCVFLMVVPSSLFAESWDEETFVTLAKELNSKERLAAELDLERAEVSERTAYELPSLSLEYEPLWGPELRRDEIVVGISQSVDLSGWRGALREASSLREQKAKARAALLESEIEAAVRHAFWRVRFLEEKTQLIKGVEARLKDTLGMIKARANAGDAAGLDVVRVHRQIALVAAEQARATIELEEAWGDLTAWTGVQERQSTQGNLLPDATLETTAEHPSEQILRIEEQALELEASGWGSPGFRNWEIGAGYRFEREAEAAHGVLVSLTIPLALWNIDAPLKESLEAKATLVQVEADELGRRLMAARDSASRRLQVTRDALAAMPPATEDVLLSDGVRKAYGADEANLFDVIEAMRSELELGLTRIELEWEARRAFVDLQFLNTAVVK; from the coding sequence ATGTTTCTTGCGATCTTCAGTATGCCTATACTTAAAAGTCCGATGGTTGCTCGCATTTTTTGCGTCTTCTTGATGGTTGTTCCTTCGAGTCTCTTCGCCGAGTCATGGGATGAGGAGACATTCGTCACTTTGGCGAAGGAGCTCAATTCCAAAGAGAGATTAGCAGCGGAGCTTGACTTAGAACGCGCCGAGGTAAGTGAGCGGACAGCCTATGAGTTGCCGAGTTTGAGTCTTGAATACGAGCCTCTTTGGGGACCCGAGCTGCGTCGTGATGAGATCGTTGTTGGGATATCTCAGAGCGTCGATCTAAGTGGTTGGCGAGGTGCGTTGCGAGAAGCGTCGTCGTTAAGAGAGCAGAAGGCCAAGGCTCGAGCGGCATTGTTGGAGTCAGAGATTGAGGCTGCGGTTCGCCACGCGTTCTGGCGAGTGCGATTCTTGGAAGAGAAGACCCAGCTCATAAAGGGGGTTGAGGCGCGCCTCAAAGATACCCTCGGGATGATTAAGGCCCGCGCAAATGCGGGGGACGCAGCTGGTTTGGATGTTGTGCGGGTTCATCGGCAGATTGCGCTCGTCGCAGCCGAGCAGGCCCGCGCCACGATTGAGCTCGAAGAGGCGTGGGGTGATTTAACGGCGTGGACCGGTGTTCAAGAGCGTCAATCTACTCAAGGCAACTTGCTTCCGGACGCGACGTTGGAAACGACCGCTGAGCATCCATCCGAGCAAATTCTACGTATCGAAGAGCAGGCGCTTGAACTCGAGGCTTCGGGGTGGGGAAGTCCTGGCTTTCGAAACTGGGAAATTGGCGCGGGATATCGCTTTGAGCGCGAAGCCGAGGCGGCTCACGGCGTTTTGGTTTCGCTCACCATCCCGCTTGCGCTCTGGAATATTGATGCTCCTCTCAAGGAGTCTCTTGAGGCGAAAGCCACTTTGGTTCAAGTGGAGGCCGACGAGTTGGGACGAAGGCTCATGGCGGCACGGGATTCGGCTTCGCGGCGGCTTCAAGTCACGCGTGACGCGCTCGCGGCGATGCCCCCCGCCACAGAGGACGTGTTGCTAAGTGATGGTGTCCGAAAGGCTTACGGAGCCGATGAGGCGAACCTCTTTGACGTCATAGAGGCCATGAGAAGTGAGCTCGAGCTTGGACTCACCCGTATCGAGCTCGAATGGGAGGCCCGTCGGGCCTTTGTCGATCTGCAATTTCTGAACACGGCGGTCGTGAAATGA
- a CDS encoding efflux RND transporter periplasmic adaptor subunit, which yields MRVIVLISLLLTIMGCHDHAHDDHAHDDHAEEAGHGHGHDEEGMSHQVTRWGAKTQLFVEFPVLVKGEESAFAVHLTGLDDHQPVAQGKVTVILTAGDATPEQFVVEKASVPGIFRPLVTPKAAGKRQVVVRLETEEGPQAFDLGYFQVWESEALAKKNFHEHPPEGISFTLENQWKMDFSTSAVTNRELRPSLEAFARLTLPSDAEALITAPRSGRVGAPGDYPMVGKSVELGEQLFVLSVGPQEDADFAGLEFALEAARIRVSSADREVKRLGPLVEQGIVPQKRLDDAMSTLAEARAALQSAQRRQGNIGGSQRVSGGRDGLRIPSPLSGQVAELFVASGEWVQAGQPIARVVNSRRLWLDAAIPQAYLSKVRNIQGVWFELPGYTDVFELDASTLMSVAAEVDIKSRTLPARFRVDNPDGRLFAGMTTNSRVVVDKPLKTLAVPRSALVFDAGMDVVFVQIAGEVFERRPVVRGIEDGDWIAITRGLEEGERVVAVGAHTVKLASISSDEIGHGHAH from the coding sequence ATGAGAGTAATCGTATTGATATCGCTGCTTTTGACCATCATGGGTTGCCATGACCATGCGCACGATGACCATGCGCACGATGACCATGCCGAAGAGGCTGGCCACGGTCATGGCCACGATGAAGAAGGTATGTCCCATCAGGTCACCCGTTGGGGGGCCAAAACTCAGCTCTTTGTCGAGTTTCCGGTGCTTGTGAAGGGAGAAGAGAGTGCCTTTGCAGTCCATTTGACGGGCCTTGATGACCATCAACCTGTCGCGCAAGGAAAGGTCACTGTCATCTTGACCGCCGGGGACGCCACTCCCGAGCAGTTTGTTGTGGAAAAGGCTTCAGTTCCGGGGATTTTCCGCCCGCTCGTGACACCCAAAGCAGCTGGAAAGCGCCAAGTTGTGGTGCGCCTAGAGACTGAAGAAGGGCCTCAGGCCTTTGACCTCGGATACTTTCAAGTTTGGGAGTCAGAGGCTTTGGCGAAGAAGAACTTCCATGAACACCCACCAGAAGGAATCTCCTTTACGCTCGAAAACCAGTGGAAGATGGATTTCTCAACGAGTGCCGTGACCAACCGTGAGCTTCGCCCGTCCCTCGAAGCTTTTGCGCGGCTCACCCTTCCTTCTGACGCCGAGGCCCTCATTACGGCGCCTCGGAGCGGGCGGGTTGGAGCTCCGGGCGATTATCCGATGGTGGGTAAGTCGGTCGAGTTGGGAGAACAGCTCTTTGTCTTGAGCGTTGGGCCACAAGAGGACGCGGACTTTGCTGGGCTCGAATTTGCTCTGGAAGCCGCCCGAATTCGTGTCTCGTCCGCAGATAGGGAAGTCAAGCGTCTGGGCCCCCTCGTTGAGCAGGGAATCGTACCTCAGAAGCGACTTGATGATGCGATGAGTACGCTCGCTGAAGCCCGAGCCGCATTGCAGTCTGCACAGCGTCGGCAAGGCAATATTGGCGGCTCCCAACGTGTATCAGGGGGGCGCGACGGTCTTCGTATCCCGTCGCCGCTCAGTGGCCAGGTGGCCGAACTCTTTGTGGCTAGCGGTGAATGGGTTCAGGCCGGTCAACCCATCGCGCGCGTGGTGAACTCAAGGAGGCTGTGGCTGGATGCCGCGATACCGCAGGCGTATTTAAGCAAGGTCCGAAACATCCAAGGGGTTTGGTTTGAACTACCTGGATACACCGATGTTTTTGAACTGGATGCCTCCACGTTGATGTCTGTGGCGGCCGAGGTAGACATCAAAAGTCGAACGTTGCCGGCCAGATTTCGAGTCGATAATCCTGATGGTCGACTCTTTGCCGGTATGACCACCAATTCGAGAGTCGTTGTGGATAAGCCCCTGAAAACGCTAGCGGTGCCTCGCTCAGCTCTGGTCTTCGACGCCGGTATGGACGTGGTCTTTGTCCAGATAGCAGGGGAAGTGTTTGAGAGGCGCCCGGTCGTCAGAGGCATCGAAGACGGCGATTGGATAGCGATCACCCGCGGTCTGGAAGAGGGCGAACGTGTGGTAGCGGTTGGGGCCCACACGGTCAAGTTGGCAAGCATTTCCTCCGATGAAATCGGTCACGGCCACGCGCACTGA
- a CDS encoding efflux RND transporter permease subunit, whose protein sequence is MIDSIIKWSLENRLFVLVLAAAMMVWGFLIAREMPLDVFPDLSSPTVTVVTDAHGMAPEEMERLVTFPIETGMNGATGVRRVRSSTSVGISVVWVEFDWGTDIFRARQTVAEKLQLVQASLPPDIAPPVLAPTSSIMGEILFIGLSSETVSPASVRTFAEWELRRRLLAIPGVSQVVPIGGALQQVQVIIRPADLQAYDVSLDEVVESVAEASDNSSAGFYEEGGEEVLLLGLGRATTIEDLKNSVVTAREGLPIRLGDLAHVEVAGGLKRGDAAVSGRPGVIMGIQKQPGVNTLELTRRIEEVLDSVEADLEEGVKLDRALLRQADFIENAVNNVTEALRDGALLVILIIGFFLMSGRATIITALAIPLSLLATVLVLSAMGAGINTMTLGGMAIAVGALVDDAIIDVENIVRRLRQRAAGELFTEVSIPELVFLASKEIRGSIVFATLIIMLVFTPIFFLEGVEGRLLEPLGVAYIVSLGASLVVALTVTPVLSLLLLPNSKAVREGLEPKGVKWLRGRYESMLQKTVGSWKTLASIALIAVLLAGAAALVAGRSFLPEFNEGALTISVVSPPGTSLTRSNEIAGRVERILLSHEEVVSTARRTGRAELDEHAMGTNASEIDVRLQMNERSEAALLAALREEFKQIPGTNIVIGQPISHRIDHMLSGTRANIAVKIFGPDLNELKQLAGLAEAEMMSVPGLVDLAIEEQSHLPVLSMKLDRDAVAMHGLKVHDVTEALETAFYGRTVSQLLMGPYSLDLVVRYPDSARETQAKIRSTRIKAPDGSWVPLEALTTVSRDGTPNQISRENGQRKIVVMANVASGSDLGTAVDQIAERLGKMTLPSGYHIEYGGQFEAAEKAANALFWLSLLVILGIFLLLFVALGSGRDASLVMLNLPLALIGGVGGVWVGGGVISIASIIGFITLFGVATRNGIMMVTHIKHLQREEGVVSPRDAVIQGASERLSPILMTALASGFGLLPLALALGEPGSEIQAPMALVILFGLFSSTLLNMVVVPAMVLRFGSITHESSEQRAA, encoded by the coding sequence ATGATCGACTCAATCATTAAATGGTCCCTTGAGAATCGTCTATTCGTCCTTGTCTTAGCTGCGGCGATGATGGTCTGGGGATTCTTGATTGCGCGAGAGATGCCTCTCGATGTTTTCCCCGACCTGTCTTCGCCAACGGTGACCGTGGTGACCGACGCACACGGTATGGCGCCGGAAGAAATGGAGAGACTAGTCACCTTTCCGATCGAAACTGGAATGAATGGCGCCACGGGTGTTCGCCGTGTGCGTTCTTCGACGTCGGTCGGCATCAGTGTGGTTTGGGTCGAATTCGACTGGGGCACAGACATCTTCCGGGCGCGCCAGACCGTCGCGGAGAAGCTGCAGCTCGTTCAAGCTTCGCTCCCGCCTGATATTGCGCCACCGGTACTTGCGCCAACATCGTCCATCATGGGTGAAATTCTCTTCATTGGGCTCAGCTCAGAGACTGTTTCGCCAGCTTCGGTTCGCACCTTCGCCGAATGGGAATTGCGCCGCCGCCTACTCGCCATTCCGGGCGTCTCACAGGTGGTTCCGATCGGTGGTGCCCTCCAACAAGTCCAAGTGATCATTAGGCCTGCGGACCTACAAGCTTACGATGTCTCACTCGATGAAGTCGTTGAGTCGGTGGCTGAGGCGAGTGATAATAGTTCGGCCGGATTCTACGAGGAAGGTGGGGAAGAGGTCTTGTTGTTGGGCCTGGGACGGGCAACGACGATCGAGGATCTAAAAAACTCGGTTGTGACAGCGCGTGAGGGCCTCCCTATTCGTTTGGGCGACCTCGCCCACGTGGAGGTAGCCGGAGGGCTAAAACGTGGCGATGCGGCCGTTTCAGGGCGTCCTGGAGTCATCATGGGGATTCAGAAGCAACCCGGCGTGAATACCCTTGAACTCACTCGACGCATTGAGGAGGTGCTCGACAGCGTCGAGGCTGATTTGGAAGAAGGCGTCAAACTCGACCGCGCCCTCTTGCGGCAGGCCGACTTCATCGAAAATGCGGTCAATAATGTCACCGAAGCCCTGCGAGATGGTGCTCTCCTCGTAATCCTGATCATCGGCTTCTTCCTCATGAGCGGCCGTGCAACCATCATCACCGCACTTGCGATTCCGCTCTCCCTTTTGGCTACTGTCTTGGTTCTCTCGGCCATGGGTGCAGGAATCAACACGATGACTCTTGGCGGCATGGCGATCGCAGTCGGGGCGCTCGTAGACGACGCCATCATCGATGTTGAAAACATCGTGCGACGTCTGCGTCAAAGGGCTGCGGGAGAGCTTTTTACCGAAGTTTCGATCCCTGAGCTCGTGTTCCTCGCGAGCAAGGAGATTCGAGGATCGATCGTCTTTGCGACTCTCATCATTATGCTCGTATTCACGCCGATTTTCTTCCTCGAGGGTGTGGAGGGAAGGCTCCTCGAGCCACTCGGTGTGGCATATATCGTCTCTTTGGGAGCATCGCTCGTGGTGGCCCTCACGGTCACGCCAGTCCTAAGTTTGTTGCTTCTGCCAAATAGTAAGGCTGTTCGAGAGGGGCTGGAGCCCAAGGGGGTCAAGTGGTTGAGGGGCCGCTACGAATCTATGTTGCAAAAGACGGTGGGTTCATGGAAGACGCTTGCCTCAATCGCTCTCATTGCCGTTCTACTCGCTGGGGCCGCCGCGTTGGTGGCGGGGCGATCGTTCTTACCGGAGTTCAACGAAGGCGCACTGACCATCTCCGTGGTGAGTCCTCCCGGAACCTCACTCACTCGTTCCAACGAGATTGCCGGCCGCGTTGAACGCATTCTTCTCTCTCATGAAGAAGTCGTCTCAACCGCGAGACGTACGGGTAGGGCAGAGCTTGACGAGCACGCAATGGGGACCAATGCCTCGGAAATTGATGTGCGTTTGCAGATGAACGAACGATCCGAAGCTGCACTTTTGGCGGCGTTGCGCGAAGAGTTTAAGCAGATTCCCGGCACAAATATCGTGATTGGGCAGCCAATATCGCACCGGATTGACCACATGCTTTCCGGAACACGAGCGAATATCGCCGTGAAGATCTTTGGGCCTGACCTCAACGAGCTGAAGCAACTGGCTGGCCTCGCTGAAGCGGAAATGATGTCCGTACCGGGGCTTGTCGATCTTGCTATCGAAGAGCAGAGCCATCTGCCGGTACTCTCAATGAAGTTGGATCGAGATGCCGTAGCGATGCATGGGCTCAAGGTGCACGATGTCACTGAAGCACTGGAGACCGCGTTCTATGGGCGAACTGTGTCACAGCTACTTATGGGGCCGTATTCTCTAGATCTCGTTGTGCGTTACCCGGATTCAGCTCGCGAGACCCAAGCTAAGATTCGGTCAACACGTATCAAGGCTCCAGACGGTTCTTGGGTACCGTTAGAAGCACTCACCACAGTTTCGAGGGACGGTACTCCAAATCAGATTAGTCGTGAGAACGGACAGCGAAAAATCGTGGTGATGGCTAACGTTGCGAGCGGTTCAGACCTTGGGACAGCAGTCGATCAGATTGCCGAACGCCTAGGTAAGATGACGCTTCCGAGCGGCTATCATATTGAGTACGGGGGGCAGTTTGAGGCCGCCGAAAAGGCTGCGAATGCGCTCTTTTGGCTGAGTCTGCTGGTCATTCTGGGCATCTTTCTGCTGCTTTTTGTGGCCTTGGGTTCAGGCCGAGACGCGAGCCTCGTCATGTTGAACCTACCCCTTGCCTTGATTGGTGGGGTGGGCGGCGTTTGGGTGGGGGGTGGTGTGATATCCATCGCCTCAATCATCGGGTTTATTACGCTCTTTGGGGTGGCCACACGAAACGGCATCATGATGGTCACGCACATCAAACACCTGCAGCGAGAAGAAGGTGTGGTGAGTCCAAGAGATGCCGTGATTCAAGGAGCATCTGAGCGCCTATCGCCAATCCTGATGACGGCACTCGCCTCGGGCTTTGGACTTCTCCCGTTAGCGTTGGCGTTGGGCGAGCCTGGAAGTGAGATCCAGGCCCCGATGGCACTTGTGATTCTCTTCGGTCTCTTTTCATCCACTTTGTTGAACATGGTTGTTGTGCCGGCCATGGTCCTTCGCTTTGGCTCGATCACCCATGAATCAAGTGAGCAACGCGCGGCGTAA
- a CDS encoding MFS transporter, whose protein sequence is MNQVSNARRNLALYPWYVGAVSFFAWMPVFFLFFLSKVAFDEVLLLGSVYYLGVVFFEVPSGYFSDRFGRRRTLVYAASSLALAYAVFVLASTFWQFVIAQLLLALGLALNSGTDTSFHLANLKALDLVKEYSSREARISSVTFASTALAALCGGGLASVELVYPYVLSGAAGCLALAVTLAFKPVLETDEPSSMNIKESVRLSLAETRNAPLGWLFFAFVVATIVNHIPYEFYQAYLSELEPSHFADGMTPLMAGVHMALVMLVAVPFARLSGSLAERLGLKKVILVSIAAQLLLVGLMAFLENWLVVFFLLLRSVPRALQDAPLRAAVAPRLSSEIRVTYLSLQSLAGRLGFAALLAVFSLPYFEGLAQVLEAALFCGIVLLAILATRASKVSV, encoded by the coding sequence ATGAATCAAGTGAGCAACGCGCGGCGTAATCTTGCGCTTTATCCGTGGTACGTGGGGGCAGTCTCATTCTTCGCATGGATGCCGGTTTTCTTCCTTTTCTTTCTCTCCAAAGTCGCGTTTGACGAAGTGCTTCTCCTCGGCTCCGTTTACTATCTGGGCGTGGTGTTTTTTGAGGTGCCAAGCGGGTACTTTTCGGATCGGTTTGGACGTCGAAGAACGCTTGTCTACGCCGCATCATCTCTTGCTTTGGCATACGCAGTTTTCGTGTTGGCGTCGACCTTTTGGCAGTTTGTGATTGCCCAACTTTTGCTCGCCTTGGGATTGGCGCTAAATTCAGGAACTGATACGTCTTTTCACCTCGCAAATCTCAAGGCACTCGATTTGGTCAAAGAGTATTCGTCGCGAGAAGCGCGAATCTCAAGCGTGACTTTCGCCTCAACGGCTCTCGCTGCTCTTTGTGGAGGAGGTTTGGCGAGCGTTGAATTGGTGTACCCTTACGTGCTTTCAGGGGCGGCTGGTTGTCTGGCGCTCGCAGTGACGCTTGCGTTTAAGCCCGTTCTGGAAACCGATGAACCGAGCTCAATGAACATCAAGGAGTCTGTGAGGCTATCGTTGGCCGAAACTCGCAACGCACCACTGGGTTGGCTTTTTTTCGCCTTCGTTGTCGCGACCATTGTGAATCATATCCCCTACGAGTTCTATCAAGCCTATCTCAGCGAACTAGAACCGAGCCACTTTGCGGATGGGATGACTCCGTTGATGGCCGGTGTTCACATGGCACTTGTTATGCTGGTCGCTGTGCCATTTGCACGTCTGAGCGGTAGTCTTGCAGAGCGTTTGGGGCTGAAGAAGGTCATTCTAGTCTCGATTGCGGCTCAGCTTCTTTTGGTGGGTCTGATGGCCTTCTTAGAGAACTGGCTGGTGGTCTTCTTTCTCTTGTTGCGTTCTGTTCCGAGGGCCCTCCAAGATGCCCCGTTAAGGGCCGCTGTAGCGCCCCGTCTTTCTAGTGAGATTCGGGTTACTTATCTTTCACTACAAAGTCTGGCGGGGCGTCTGGGCTTTGCAGCACTCCTGGCTGTCTTCTCTCTTCCTTATTTCGAAGGGTTGGCGCAAGTGCTAGAGGCCGCACTCTTTTGCGGTATCGTACTTCTGGCAATCCTTGCGACCAGGGCTTCAAAGGTGTCGGTCTAA
- the nei gene encoding endonuclease VIII, with product MVSVQSRGKAILTCFEDGTTVYSHNQLYGRWITRRRGGVPETNRSLRFAVHNAKHSAFLYSASDIEILAQEDVNTHPYLQKLGPDPLLEEVSEAEILQRFKDPKFSRRQLGTLLLDQGFVGGIGNYLRSEILWYAGVHPKAKLAELEQTRLELLAQGTYLLMQRAYETGGVTNEPDRVAKMKANGIRRRDYRHFVFGHESKPCPTCDEAIIREDHASRRVYLCPSCQR from the coding sequence GTGGTCTCCGTTCAATCCCGAGGCAAAGCCATTCTCACGTGCTTTGAAGACGGAACGACGGTATACTCCCACAACCAACTGTATGGACGCTGGATAACCCGAAGACGCGGGGGTGTTCCAGAAACTAATCGGTCATTGCGGTTTGCCGTTCACAACGCCAAGCATTCTGCGTTTCTATACAGTGCATCGGATATTGAAATCCTTGCACAAGAAGACGTAAACACGCACCCCTATCTGCAAAAGCTCGGCCCGGATCCTCTTCTTGAAGAAGTGTCTGAAGCCGAAATTCTTCAGCGCTTTAAGGACCCAAAGTTTTCTCGACGCCAACTTGGGACCCTGCTTCTTGACCAGGGATTCGTGGGCGGCATCGGAAACTACTTGAGGAGCGAGATACTCTGGTACGCAGGGGTACATCCAAAGGCAAAACTCGCCGAACTCGAACAGACACGCCTGGAACTCCTGGCACAAGGCACCTATCTCCTAATGCAGCGTGCCTATGAAACGGGGGGCGTAACCAATGAACCCGACCGGGTAGCGAAGATGAAAGCGAATGGAATTCGCCGACGAGATTACCGTCACTTTGTCTTTGGACACGAATCCAAGCCGTGTCCAACCTGTGATGAGGCCATCATCCGAGAGGACCACGCAAGCCGCCGAGTCTACCTATGCCCAAGCTGCCAGAGATAA